AACTTTGTAGTAAACACAGCGGTTATCGTGTCGCTGAATTTGAAAGATGATATGGCGAAAGTGACTTCATTAGTATTTATCGTATTCATCTTCGCATTATTTGGTTCTGAGCACGTTATCGCTAACTTTTCAGCGTTCTCAACCGTGTTCTTTGCTAATAACTTTGCCGGTTTTGATTTGATGGCACTGCTGTCTAACTTCTTGTTTGCCACTCTTGGTAATATAGTAGGTGGTGGCTTGTTGATTGGTGTCGTTTACGTCTGGTTGAATAAGGGCGATTTTAAGTATAAAGATTAAAAAGAGTTGAGCTGACCTCAGCTCTTTTTCTGAATTTTCAAAAGGGAGAACATGCAAATGATTATTTGGCTGGCTGTGAGTTTAATGCTGGTTCTGTTACTAGTGGAACTAGTGCGTTGTTTTATTACGGTTGAACCGTTTATTTTTTGGCGTGATAATCAGAAGGTGTCGTTTCGCAGGAACATGAAGCTTGGGAAGAATCGGCTGATGTATCGAATTGTGTTGGTAATATGTTTTGTAGCAATATCCGGGTTTCTGGTGTTTGCGGTTTATACTATTTTAGGAGGTAACTAATTATGGATGAACAATTTATGAGTGAGGCACTGGAGGCAGCGCGCGAGGCGCGCGCTGCCGGGAATGAACCGTTCGGTGCCATCTTGGTGAAAGATGGCGCGGTGGTTATGCGGGCTGCCAACAATATTTTTAGCAATAGCGATCCGACTCGCCATGCGGAGTTGAGCTTGATCAGTGATTATTGTAGTGAAAATGATATCTTCGATTTGTCGGAATATACCCTATATACAAGTTGCGAGCCTTGTGTGATGTGCAGCGGCGCGATGGTTTGGTCGAGTTTGGGCAAGCTAGTATATAGTGTGTCACATGCGCAATTGGCAGAAATTGCCGGCAGCAACATTATGATTAGTTGCGAAGAGGTTTTTGCTAAGAGCCCGCACCAGCCGCAAGTGGTTGGTAAGGTTTTAAATGAGGAAGGACTTGAAATATTTGCCGGATATACTTTTGGTGAATAAAATTTGAAAAGCACCCCAGCCAATCTGGGGTGCTTTTCTTGTTTCGACAGATGCGGCGAAACGATTTATCTAAATGGCATCAAACTTGGCGGTGTTATTTTTGATAAGGGTATGCAGCAGTTTCTATTTTGAGGTTGAAGTGGTATAATCAGCTTTAGTTATCTAAAGCTGATTATTTATTTTTTTCCAAAAGGAGGTGCACAGATGAAGGTGTTTATTGATGCTGATGGTTGTCCGGTTGTGGATGAGGCAGTGGCGGCGGCTAAGAAATTTCAGGTGGAGTGCATTATTCTTTGTGATACCTCTCATATATTTGAAAAGGATGGGGCGCGGACAATTACCGTTTCAAAGGGTGCCGACAGTGTTGATTATGCTTTGGTGAATATGGTGGCTCCGGGCGATGTGATTGTGACTCAGGATTATGGTTTGGCGGCAATGTGTTTGGCCAAGCGCGGGGTGCCAATCAGCCAGGATGGTATGGTTTATAGTGATGCCAATATTGATTCTTTATTGCAGGCGCGGTATACGGCCAAGAAAATTCGGATGAGCGGTGGTAGGTTGCGTGGTCCGGCGAAGCGAAGCAAGGAGCAGGATGAGGCCTTTGTTGTTTCATTAACTAAAATTTTGTTAGGAGCAAGTGTATGAATGGACAGAATCGCAGCGATATTAAAATCGGTGCAACAGTAGATATAGTTTTGAAGCTTGATCAACGCAGCGGTAAACTTACCCGCGGTCAAGTGGCGCAGATTTTGACCAAGAGCGGGTTTCATCCGCATGGAATTAAGGTGCGTTTGGCTGATGGTCAGGTTGGCCGCGTGCAGGCGATTATTCAGGATTAATATGGTTGAAACAGAGAAACTTTGTTTCTCTGTTTTTTATTGGTATAATATAAGGGTAAGAAACTTAGATTGAATGAGGTGCAATTCATGAGTAAATCAAGATGGTATTTAATTATTGCCGGTGCCGGATTTTTTGGTACCGCGATTGCGATTTTGGCATCGGTTTGGAATATTGCCGGTTGGGGACATTTGTTGTTGGAAATTCCGATAGTGGTAATGGTTGCGGCACTGGCAGTTTATGTGATGGAACGGCGTCATGAAAAACGTACATTAAAAAATGCGGATACCAAAGTGCTGGCTGAGATTGTTGCGATTCGTCCGCAAACAAAATTAACCGGGCGAGTACTTGAGTTAGTTCTGAAAATTCCGGTTGATGGCCGGGTTGTAGAAAAAGGCTACGCAGGAAACTGGCTCGGCGACGAGGGCAGTTTCCGGGAGTTTTGCAATCAATATTACGCCGGGGAAAAGATCGAGGTGTTCATCAGCTTAATGGATGGTTCGGCAATTGTATTGGCTGATAATCAATTGGTGATGAATAATAAAAATGCTGAATTGATTAAGGCGGCATTGGTTGAGGATTGATTTTACTCTGAAATTGGCCTGTGGTATAATAAGCAGAGATATTTTCTAGGGAGTTTTGATGCATGCATAAGGGACGTTTTGTAATGTCGATAGTAATAACCGTGTTGCTGGTTATTTTATTGGGTATTGCAGTTTATAACATGATGATTGGCAATGAAATGATTTTATTCAGTTTGCCTTCGATTTTTTTAATTACTTTGGCTTTGTCGGCTAATATTGGCTTTAACTTTGGGCCAATGATTCGTGAAAGACAAAAAGTTGATTTAAGTGTAACCGGGGTTCGTGCAGTAGCATATGTTCAAGGATATAAGGTTGAACGCTTGTGGGCGAACAAGACCGTAAATGTGCGAGTTACGGTTGAGGTAGAGTTGCCGCTTGGTGGTAAGGCAACCACTAAAGTTGTGATGCAAGTTCATGTACATGATTTAGCTAAGTTTGAACCGGGCGCACCACTGCATATTATTTATGATCCAGAGACATTAAAAGCAGTTGCTGATGATATTACATTTTAACTGAAACAGTTGAGCATACTTGCCCAACTGTTTATTCATTTTAGGGGAGTTGTTATCATGAAAAATAATACAAAGGCAAATTTGATGATTTTGACAGGGATTTTAGCATTAGCCAGTACGCTTATTTTGCTGCCATATGCAACGGAAGGGCAGAATTTGCTGTGGTTTTTGATGAGTGCCATTATTTTGTTGATAGCGATTTTTGCTTTAGTGCTGTTACATCGCCAAGCTAAGACGCAAGTGACTGCTTGCGATACCGAGGTTGTGGCAACGGTGAAATGGTGGGAAACCGGGAGCGGTAACGAAGGGAATGGTGTTACCTTAATGATGGTGCTTGATGTACCGGTGCATGGGCAGTTAGTTGAAAAAGGCTACATACAGCGTGGTGGAATCGGTATTGCTGAATTAACTCAGTTTTTAGACAGATATCCTTTTGGTGCTGCTCTGCCGGTAAAGATAAATCCGGATAATCTGGCGACTATTATTTTGGCAGAAAATGATTTGGTGCTTTCAGATCAAGGGGAAGCTTTAATCAAAAAACGGATGAATAAGTAATTGCTTTTGGGTAGAAATTGAAAGGCAAGCGGAGTTTAGCTCCGCTTGCCTTTTTCTTTTTTCACGTAAGTGGTATACTAAAAATGAGG
The Culicoidibacter larvae DNA segment above includes these coding regions:
- a CDS encoding nucleoside deaminase, whose amino-acid sequence is MDEQFMSEALEAAREARAAGNEPFGAILVKDGAVVMRAANNIFSNSDPTRHAELSLISDYCSENDIFDLSEYTLYTSCEPCVMCSGAMVWSSLGKLVYSVSHAQLAEIAGSNIMISCEEVFAKSPHQPQVVGKVLNEEGLEIFAGYTFGE
- a CDS encoding YaiI/YqxD family protein, translated to MKVFIDADGCPVVDEAVAAAKKFQVECIILCDTSHIFEKDGARTITVSKGADSVDYALVNMVAPGDVIVTQDYGLAAMCLAKRGVPISQDGMVYSDANIDSLLQARYTAKKIRMSGGRLRGPAKRSKEQDEAFVVSLTKILLGASV
- a CDS encoding YwbE family protein codes for the protein MNGQNRSDIKIGATVDIVLKLDQRSGKLTRGQVAQILTKSGFHPHGIKVRLADGQVGRVQAIIQD